One window of Nostoc sp. NIES-3756 genomic DNA carries:
- a CDS encoding cytosolic protein, with translation MTNKTPQTQYDSPWKQMLQLYFEDFMQFFFPLAHAQIDWSRGFEFLDQELQQVVRDAELGKRLIDKLVKIYRIGGEESWLLIHVEVQSQEEDDFPKRMFVYNYRIFDRYDRSVASLAVLGDDNINWRPSQFGYDLFGCTVNFQFPVIKLLDYQQRLSELEASRNPFATVVMAHLAAVQTRSNRSQRKKQKITLARRLYEQGFDRDAVLNLLGFIDWMLTLPLDLEREFKREIEQLEAQQSMQYMTSFERITRIEGLLEAIELGLELKFGSSSLFLMDEISQIDDVEQLRKIKDGIKTATTVDELRQIYQHSTTDIQLEN, from the coding sequence ATGACTAATAAAACACCCCAAACTCAATACGATTCGCCTTGGAAGCAAATGCTACAGTTGTATTTTGAAGACTTTATGCAATTCTTCTTTCCCCTAGCCCATGCTCAAATTGATTGGAGTAGAGGTTTTGAGTTTTTAGATCAGGAGTTGCAACAGGTAGTTCGTGATGCTGAATTAGGAAAACGATTGATTGACAAATTGGTAAAAATTTATCGCATTGGGGGTGAAGAATCTTGGCTGTTGATCCATGTTGAAGTTCAAAGCCAAGAAGAAGACGATTTTCCTAAACGTATGTTTGTATACAACTATCGGATTTTTGACCGTTACGATCGCTCTGTTGCATCCTTGGCAGTGCTTGGGGATGACAACATCAACTGGCGGCCATCGCAATTTGGGTACGATTTGTTTGGCTGTACGGTTAATTTTCAGTTTCCTGTCATAAAGTTGTTAGACTATCAACAAAGGTTGTCGGAGCTAGAAGCTAGTCGCAACCCCTTTGCTACGGTGGTAATGGCTCACTTAGCAGCAGTACAAACCCGTAGTAATAGGTCGCAACGCAAGAAGCAGAAAATAACTTTGGCACGTCGGTTGTATGAGCAGGGGTTTGACAGAGATGCTGTTCTAAATTTATTAGGTTTTATTGATTGGATGTTGACATTACCATTAGATTTAGAACGAGAGTTCAAAAGGGAAATTGAACAATTGGAGGCACAACAGTCTATGCAGTACATGACATCATTTGAGAGAATTACCCGAATAGAGGGATTGTTAGAAGCGATTGAATTAGGTTTAGAACTAAAATTTGGTAGTTCTTCACTGTTTTTGATGGATGAAATTTCGCAAATTGACGATGTTGAACAGTTACGAAAAATTAAAGATGGTATAAAAACAGCTACTACGGTTGACGAATTACGTCAAATTTATCAGCACTCGACAACCGATATCCAACTAGAAAACTAG